The Pieris brassicae chromosome 6, ilPieBrab1.1, whole genome shotgun sequence genome window below encodes:
- the LOC123711262 gene encoding UDP-glycosyltransferase UGT5-like, translated as MYTLTILVLSYGLTVANTAKILAVFPTPSVSHQVVFRPLMQELARRGHDLTIITADPIYSAGNSPKNYTEIDVHDISYKIWTDVFTHGVKFGKKDDMFAQMKSFTVINPNVAIAQFKHQQIQDLYNRKEKFDLIFIEAWQTQAYYYSHLFKAPVILLSSFGMFGNEDAAVGALTHPFLFPKLVQQRTYNLTFWEKAKELYRNYWFRKLWSTMEEDDRDLWGQLLGQNVPDFKEINNNIDMMFINVHPMWISNQPLPPNIITIWGIYKNQRKALPTDLQNYLDSSKNGVIYLSFGSNAHSSVLPPAWIQLFVRVFARLKYDVLWKWEKSELPGKSENIKISKWLPQSDLLRHPNVKLFITQGGLQSTDEAITAGVPTIGLPMLGDQWFNLEKHVYFKIGKKLEMETLTEEELETAIHTVINDSSYRDNIVKLRTLMEDQPQSALDRAVWWTEYVLRHGGAKHLRPANANMSWIEYFEVEFVLKLATLLLLSLVLVIAVLYFTYISFVPKQKLKTL; from the exons ATGTATACACTAACAATTTTAGTGTTATCATATGGATTGACGGTAGCAAATACAGCAAAGATTCTCGCGGTATTTCCAACTCCATCTGTAAGCCATCAAGTTGTGTTTAGACCATTAATGCAAGAATTAGCAAGACGAGGACATGACCTAACAATCATAACAGCAGATCCGATATACTCTGCCGGTAATTCTCCGAAAAACTATACAGAAATAGATGTTCAtgatatttcatacaaaatctGGACTGATGTTTTTACACACGGTGTTAAATTTGGAAAGAAAGATGATATGTTCGCACAGATGAAGAGTTTTACAGTTATTAATCCTAACGTGGCAATTGCCCAATTTAAGCATCAGCAAATTCAAGATTTGTACAACAGAAAGgaaaaatttgatttgattttcatCGAAGCTTGGCAAACACaagcttattattattctcaTCTATTTAAAGCTccggtaatattattaagttcaTTTGGTATGTTTGGAAATGAAGATGCTGCTGTAGGTGCTCTAACGCATCCTTTTTTGTTTCCAAAACTAGTGCAACAAAGAACATATAATCTTACATTTTGGGAGAAAGCTAAAGAGTTATACAGAAATTACTGGTTTCGAAAATTGTGGTCAACAATGGAAGAAGATGATCGTGATTTATGGGGACAGCTTTTGGGACAAAATGTGCCTgattttaaggaaataaataataatattgatatgatgTTTATAAACGTTCATCCAATGTGGATAAGCAATCAACCTCTGCCACCTAATATCATTACAATTTGgggtatttataaaaaccaaaGGAAAGCTTTACCTACG GATCTTCAAAATTATCTTGACTCATCCAAAAACGGTGTGATTTACTTAAGTTTTGGTTCCAACGCTCACTCATCAGTTCTACCTCCTGCTTGGATACAATTATTTGTTCGCGTGTTTGCTAGATTAAAGTATGATGTATTATGGAAATGGGAAAAATCAGAACTACCTGGTAAATCGGAAAACATCAAGATATCAAAATGGCTTCCACAATCCGATTTATTAA GACATCCAAATGTAAAACTGTTCATTACGCAAGGTGGTTTGCAGTCCACTGACGAGGCTATAACAGCTGGAGTACCAACAATAGGACTGCCGATGCTTGGAGACCAGTggtttaatttagaaaaacatgtttatttcaaaattggtAAAAAACTTGAAATGGAGACCCTCACTGAAGAAGAGTTAGAAACAGCTATTCATACCGTTATAAATGATTCCAG ttACAGGGATAACATAGTAAAACTCCGGACACTCATGGAGGATCAGCCACAGAGTGCGTTAGATCGCGCGGTGTGGTGGACAGAGTATGTACTGCGCCATGGAGGCGCAAAGCACCTTAGACCTGCGAATGCTAATATGTCCTGGATTGAGTACTTTGAAGTAGAATTTGTACTAAAATTAGCAACTCTCTTACTGCTTTCATTGGTGCTAGTCATAgctgttttgtattttacgtATATCAGTTTTGTACCGAAGCAAAAACTTAAAACACTCTAA